One Amorphoplanes digitatis genomic window carries:
- a CDS encoding ABC transporter ATP-binding protein, whose product MDAIRAQGLRKSFGNTQALDGLDLMVDQGEVHGFLGPNGAGKSTTIRALLGQLRLNSGRAQIFGLDCWNQSVQAHRRLAYVPGDVSLWPGLSGGACIDILGRLQGGADPVRRRELIERFELDPTKRTRTYSKGNRQKVALVAALSTNADLFLFDEPTSGLDPLMENVFQQCVRELKHNGHTVLLSSHILSEAEALCDRVSIVRRGVVVRHGTLAELRSHTLTSVTAVTASPVQGLRDLDGVVDLHTESRPDGVHTSFRAGRDALGIAVGHVAAGDPATLTVEPPSLDELFRTNFQADAAASEPVGAR is encoded by the coding sequence ATGGATGCGATCAGGGCACAAGGTCTGCGCAAGAGCTTCGGGAACACCCAGGCGCTGGACGGCCTCGACCTCATGGTCGATCAGGGTGAAGTGCACGGCTTCCTCGGGCCGAACGGGGCGGGCAAGAGCACCACGATCCGAGCGCTGCTCGGGCAGCTGAGGCTCAATTCCGGCCGTGCCCAGATCTTCGGGCTGGACTGCTGGAACCAGTCGGTGCAAGCCCACCGGCGGCTCGCCTACGTGCCGGGCGACGTGTCTCTGTGGCCAGGCCTCAGCGGCGGAGCGTGCATCGACATTCTGGGCCGGCTGCAGGGTGGCGCCGATCCGGTCCGGCGGCGCGAGCTCATCGAACGCTTCGAGCTGGACCCGACCAAGCGAACCCGGACCTACTCCAAAGGCAACCGACAGAAGGTCGCACTCGTCGCCGCGCTGAGCACCAACGCCGACCTGTTCCTCTTCGACGAGCCGACCTCGGGCCTGGACCCGCTGATGGAGAACGTGTTCCAGCAGTGCGTCCGCGAGCTCAAGCACAACGGTCACACCGTGTTGCTGAGCAGCCACATCCTCTCCGAGGCGGAGGCCCTGTGCGACCGGGTCAGCATCGTGCGGCGGGGTGTGGTGGTGCGCCACGGCACCCTCGCCGAGCTACGCAGTCACACGCTCACCAGCGTGACGGCGGTGACGGCGAGCCCGGTGCAGGGGCTGCGGGACCTCGACGGTGTCGTCGACCTGCACACCGAGTCCCGGCCGGACGGCGTCCACACCAGCTTCCGCGCGGGACGAGATGCCCTCGGGATCGCCGTCGGCCACGTCGCGGCCGGTGACCCGGCCACGCTGACCGTCGAGCCGCCCAGCCTCGACGAATTGTTCCGCACCAACTTCCAGGCTGACGCCGCCGCGTCGGAGCCGGTCGGCGCACGGTGA
- a CDS encoding type I polyketide synthase: MDRFRDVLERRADAPFYRLLGEGEDEPRVLSGTALDRRARAIAVALRERAAVGDRALILCPPGLDYVAAFFGCLYAGVVAVPAYPPDPGLLARMLPRLLGVIEDSTPAVVLAPASAMAMSEQIAALAPGIGELPWLAVDEVDEAAASEWRRPGLRSEDLAFLQYTSGSTGRPKGVMLSHANLLANLSAIDHHMLERGGNEPSSVIWLPPYHDMGLIGGLLLPAYRGYPVTFMSPLAFLKRPARWLRAVSDFRATHSGGPNFAFDLCVSKISEQERAGLDLSAWQVAFTGAEPVRAETMERFARSFAPNGFRRSAFYPCYGMAEASLLIAGGGRTTEPPMLRVRAAALAQHRVEPAEPGDDARTLVGCGRIIPGHRLVVVAPETCTPLPGGRVGEIWVAGPSIARSFWGRPEDSAAQLAARLADGDGPFLRTGDLGFLDGEELYVTGRIKDLIIIAGKNHYPQDLEATVETTHPALRRGAGIAFSVDTGDAERLVVVQAVTVNAARLDTEAILSAIRTAVAADHGLQVHEVLLVKPGSIPKTSSGKLQRHACKEAYLAGSLRVVAGWNADVEALVPETTPSEVRLPAFAARVALEAQLLQEIAARLHVAPERLDPRRPFASYGLQSLELVGLIGDLERRLGRTLPATLAWEYPTVEALAAFLTADGADEPAPASALRVEGSDPIAIIGIGCRFPGGADGPHEYWRLLREGTDAVTEVPADRWKFQDFADDDPAAPGKTTTRWGGFLHGVDRFDPAFFGISPREASSMDPQQRLLAEVAWEALEDAGIVPEQLAGSPTGVFIGIATNDYGHLQFQRLNQIDAYTGTGNALSIAANRLSYLFDLHGPSLAIDTACSSSLVAVQQACTSIAQGDCTIALAGGVNLILSPALAINFAKAGAMALDGRCKSFDSRADGYVRAEGAGMVVLKPLSRALRDGDAVYAVIRGGAVNQDGRTNGLMAPNPRAQEAVLRTAYDRAAVTPEDVHYVEAHGTGTLLGDPIEAKALAAVVSARRDRANPCLVGSAKSNLGHLEAAAGIAGLIKVALMLRHRRIPASLHFREPNPHIAFEELALRVADADQPWPAGDGPALAGVSAFGFGGTNAHLVLEEPPPRVPSQRTTDGRTHLLAISAPTEAALRELAARHATQLAEPGAEAFVAQHCAAAAVRRTHHAERMACVGRTAAELSDTLAAFARGGERPGLMRGDRRVGRHCRVAFVFSGQGPRWWPLAADLLDQEPVFREMLERCDASLRRHVDWSLIEQLTMAPERSRLADPGVVQPATCALQIALAALWRSRGVEPAAVVGHSVGEIAAAHVSGALDLDDALLVALHRGRVIRTVIGKGKMAVVGLSFDETQTVLQRLDDGLVSIAASNGPASTVISGEVAAVEHLAVELDAEGIFCGVLESVDYASHSPQMEPLQPLLRDALAGLTPRPPALTMVSTVTGRPIGGAGPDAEYWATNLRRPVLLDRAVDTLLDDGYDAFVEISGHPMLGGVLAGKLEARGPQGTVAASLHRDQSGHVALLGELGRLYCAGYPVDWTRLYGTVPPVVRLPAYPWQRERCWLDDNDAEVAPPPRSAVEDVLWQAIEHGDLEALGTVLGLTGAAQRAALATVLPALSDWRRDSRDQDTADAWRYRVTWTPLPAPAAPSLAGTWLLVTPDSPAEDELAGGVRAALVAQGGVVVDVCAADADRAAIVAELRRSAGHGTTVRGVVSLLALDQTPLPGQPGLTRGTAQTMALAQALGDAEVGAPLWLVTRGAVSTGPADPPAHPLQALVWGLGRVVGLEHPDRWGGLIDVGGSLDAGTVERLAVALSGPQEEDQLAVRPAGLLARRLVRAAPDDSLPPTYQPHGTVLVTGGTGALGTHLARWLARRGADHLVLATRRGPAAPGAAGLEAELTALGARVTLAACDAADPDALTALLGRLDADGTPVRAVFHVAGDVSLVKPLATTTTSELAQVVSGKDAGAMNLHELLPGRLDAFVLFSSVTGVWGSGHQCAYSAANAFLDALAEHRRGLGLPATSVQWGPWAGQAHDTHQGELERRGLRLMTAGPALAALGRALSREETTILVADMDWSLFAPAYSAARARPLLYSLPEAQHALRQDGPCPITDGARPGELRRALLAVEPGRRRRELLVDRCRVEIGRVLKLDPARVDATAPFDSMGFDSLLSLELKKLLESAVEVALPATLAWRFPTIDALVPFLAERMGMALDTATVDTGPAAPVLDVETLSDTDIEALLLDRLQAIEADPT; encoded by the coding sequence GTGGACCGATTCCGAGACGTCCTCGAACGGCGCGCTGACGCGCCGTTCTACCGGTTGCTCGGCGAGGGGGAGGATGAGCCGCGGGTTCTCAGCGGGACGGCCCTCGACCGGAGGGCCCGCGCTATCGCGGTCGCGCTGCGCGAGCGGGCGGCCGTCGGCGATCGGGCACTGATCCTCTGCCCACCTGGCCTCGACTACGTCGCCGCCTTCTTCGGCTGCCTCTACGCCGGGGTGGTCGCGGTGCCGGCCTATCCGCCGGATCCGGGCCTACTCGCGCGGATGCTTCCCCGGTTGCTCGGCGTGATCGAGGATTCCACCCCTGCGGTGGTGCTGGCGCCCGCCTCCGCCATGGCGATGAGCGAGCAGATCGCGGCGCTGGCACCCGGCATCGGGGAACTGCCCTGGCTGGCGGTCGACGAAGTGGACGAGGCCGCGGCGAGTGAATGGCGCCGTCCCGGACTGCGGAGCGAAGATCTTGCCTTCCTGCAGTACACCTCCGGCTCCACGGGCCGTCCCAAGGGCGTGATGCTCAGTCACGCCAACCTGCTCGCCAACCTGTCGGCGATCGACCACCACATGCTGGAAAGAGGCGGCAACGAGCCGAGCAGTGTTATCTGGCTGCCGCCGTACCATGACATGGGACTCATCGGTGGTCTCCTGCTGCCTGCCTACCGCGGCTACCCGGTGACGTTCATGTCGCCGCTCGCCTTCCTGAAACGGCCCGCTCGCTGGCTGCGCGCCGTCTCGGACTTCCGGGCCACCCACAGCGGGGGACCCAACTTCGCCTTCGACCTCTGTGTATCGAAGATCTCCGAGCAGGAGCGCGCCGGTCTCGACCTGAGTGCCTGGCAGGTGGCCTTCACCGGCGCCGAGCCGGTTCGTGCCGAGACAATGGAGCGGTTCGCGCGGTCTTTCGCGCCTAACGGGTTCCGCCGCTCCGCGTTCTACCCCTGCTACGGGATGGCCGAGGCCTCACTGCTCATCGCCGGCGGCGGGCGCACCACCGAACCGCCCATGCTGCGGGTCCGTGCCGCCGCACTCGCGCAGCACCGCGTCGAGCCCGCCGAGCCGGGGGACGACGCCCGGACCCTGGTCGGCTGCGGCCGGATCATCCCCGGGCACCGGCTCGTGGTGGTCGCCCCCGAGACGTGTACCCCGCTGCCGGGCGGACGCGTGGGCGAGATCTGGGTCGCCGGTCCCAGCATCGCGCGGTCGTTCTGGGGCCGTCCGGAGGACAGCGCGGCGCAGCTGGCGGCGCGGCTCGCCGACGGCGACGGGCCGTTCCTGCGCACCGGCGACCTGGGCTTCCTGGACGGCGAGGAGCTGTACGTCACCGGCCGGATCAAGGACCTCATCATCATCGCGGGCAAGAACCACTATCCGCAGGACCTCGAAGCCACGGTCGAGACGACGCATCCCGCGCTGCGCCGTGGCGCCGGCATCGCCTTCTCGGTCGACACCGGCGACGCGGAGCGGCTCGTCGTGGTCCAAGCGGTGACCGTCAACGCCGCCCGTCTCGACACCGAGGCGATCCTCTCCGCTATCCGGACGGCGGTCGCGGCGGACCACGGGCTGCAGGTGCACGAGGTGCTGCTGGTCAAGCCGGGGAGCATCCCGAAGACCTCGAGCGGCAAGCTGCAACGCCATGCCTGCAAGGAGGCCTATCTGGCCGGCTCCCTTCGCGTGGTAGCGGGCTGGAACGCGGACGTCGAAGCGCTCGTCCCGGAAACAACGCCGTCCGAGGTGCGGCTTCCAGCCTTCGCCGCCCGGGTCGCACTGGAGGCACAGCTTCTCCAGGAGATCGCGGCACGCCTGCATGTCGCCCCCGAGCGCCTCGACCCCCGGCGTCCGTTCGCGAGCTACGGCCTGCAATCGCTGGAGCTCGTGGGGCTGATCGGCGATCTCGAGCGTCGGCTGGGCCGCACGCTGCCGGCCACCCTCGCGTGGGAGTACCCGACCGTCGAGGCTCTGGCGGCCTTCCTGACCGCCGACGGTGCCGACGAGCCCGCGCCCGCGTCCGCCCTGCGCGTGGAGGGCTCCGACCCGATCGCCATCATCGGGATCGGCTGCCGGTTCCCCGGCGGCGCCGACGGACCGCACGAGTACTGGCGCCTGCTCCGCGAGGGCACGGACGCGGTGACGGAGGTGCCCGCCGACCGGTGGAAGTTCCAGGACTTCGCCGACGACGACCCGGCCGCACCCGGGAAGACCACCACCCGGTGGGGCGGGTTCCTGCATGGCGTCGACCGCTTCGATCCGGCCTTCTTCGGCATCTCCCCGCGCGAAGCCTCGAGCATGGACCCGCAACAGCGCCTGCTGGCGGAGGTCGCGTGGGAGGCATTGGAGGACGCGGGGATCGTGCCGGAACAGCTGGCCGGCTCGCCCACCGGCGTCTTCATCGGCATCGCCACCAACGACTACGGACACCTGCAGTTCCAGCGGCTCAACCAGATCGACGCGTACACCGGCACCGGTAACGCGCTCAGCATCGCCGCGAACCGCCTCTCCTACCTGTTCGACCTGCACGGGCCGAGCCTGGCCATCGACACGGCGTGCTCATCCTCCCTGGTCGCCGTCCAGCAGGCCTGCACGAGCATCGCACAGGGCGACTGCACGATCGCCCTCGCCGGCGGCGTGAACCTCATCCTCTCGCCCGCGCTCGCGATCAACTTCGCCAAGGCCGGGGCCATGGCCCTCGACGGGCGCTGCAAGTCGTTCGACTCCCGAGCCGACGGATACGTGCGGGCCGAGGGCGCCGGGATGGTGGTGCTGAAGCCGCTCTCCCGGGCGCTGCGCGACGGTGACGCCGTCTACGCCGTCATCCGCGGCGGCGCGGTCAACCAGGACGGCCGGACCAACGGACTCATGGCCCCCAACCCGCGCGCCCAGGAGGCGGTCCTGCGCACCGCCTACGACCGGGCGGCTGTCACGCCCGAAGACGTGCACTACGTCGAGGCACACGGCACCGGCACGCTGCTCGGCGATCCCATCGAGGCCAAGGCCCTCGCCGCCGTGGTCTCGGCACGCCGCGACCGCGCGAACCCCTGCCTCGTGGGGTCGGCCAAGTCGAACCTCGGCCACCTCGAGGCCGCGGCGGGCATCGCAGGCCTGATCAAGGTAGCCCTGATGCTGCGCCACCGCCGCATCCCCGCGAGCCTGCATTTCCGCGAGCCCAACCCGCACATCGCCTTCGAGGAACTGGCGCTGCGCGTCGCCGACGCCGACCAGCCCTGGCCGGCCGGGGACGGCCCGGCCCTGGCCGGGGTCAGCGCCTTCGGGTTCGGCGGAACCAACGCCCACCTGGTGCTCGAGGAACCCCCGCCGCGCGTCCCGTCGCAGCGGACCACCGACGGCCGGACCCATCTGCTGGCCATCTCCGCCCCCACCGAGGCTGCGCTGCGTGAGCTCGCCGCCCGGCACGCGACTCAGCTGGCAGAACCCGGCGCCGAGGCCTTCGTGGCACAGCACTGTGCCGCCGCCGCGGTACGCCGTACCCATCACGCGGAGCGGATGGCCTGCGTAGGCCGAACCGCCGCCGAGCTGAGCGACACCCTCGCCGCCTTCGCCCGCGGTGGAGAACGCCCGGGGCTGATGCGGGGAGACCGGCGCGTAGGCCGCCACTGCCGTGTGGCCTTCGTCTTCTCCGGCCAAGGGCCACGCTGGTGGCCCTTGGCTGCCGATCTGCTCGACCAGGAGCCGGTGTTCCGCGAGATGCTGGAGCGCTGCGACGCCTCGCTGCGACGCCACGTCGACTGGTCGCTCATCGAGCAGCTCACCATGGCGCCGGAACGTTCCCGGCTCGCCGACCCCGGCGTCGTGCAGCCGGCCACCTGCGCCCTGCAGATCGCGCTCGCCGCCCTGTGGCGGTCCCGGGGCGTCGAGCCGGCCGCGGTGGTTGGCCACAGCGTGGGTGAGATCGCCGCCGCCCACGTCAGCGGCGCGCTCGATCTCGACGACGCCCTGCTGGTCGCCCTGCACCGCGGCCGGGTGATCCGCACGGTGATCGGCAAGGGGAAGATGGCTGTCGTCGGGCTCTCCTTCGACGAGACGCAGACAGTCCTGCAGCGACTCGACGACGGGCTGGTCTCGATCGCCGCCAGCAACGGGCCGGCCTCGACGGTCATCTCCGGCGAGGTAGCCGCGGTGGAACACCTCGCCGTCGAACTCGACGCCGAAGGCATCTTCTGCGGCGTCCTCGAGTCTGTCGACTACGCCTCGCACAGTCCTCAGATGGAGCCGCTGCAGCCCCTGCTCCGCGACGCTTTGGCCGGCCTCACGCCGCGGCCGCCGGCACTCACCATGGTCTCCACCGTCACCGGGCGGCCGATCGGCGGCGCCGGCCCCGACGCCGAGTACTGGGCGACGAACCTGCGCCGGCCAGTGCTGTTGGACCGTGCCGTCGACACCCTGCTCGACGACGGATACGACGCCTTCGTCGAGATCTCCGGCCACCCCATGCTCGGCGGCGTGCTCGCCGGCAAGCTCGAGGCACGCGGGCCTCAAGGCACGGTAGCGGCGTCGCTGCACCGCGACCAGTCCGGCCACGTCGCCCTGCTCGGCGAACTCGGCCGGCTGTACTGCGCCGGCTACCCCGTCGACTGGACGCGCCTCTACGGCACCGTCCCGCCCGTGGTGCGCCTTCCCGCGTACCCGTGGCAGCGTGAGCGCTGCTGGCTTGACGACAACGACGCCGAGGTGGCGCCGCCGCCGCGCTCCGCCGTCGAGGATGTGCTCTGGCAGGCGATCGAGCACGGCGACCTCGAGGCGCTGGGCACGGTACTGGGGCTGACCGGCGCGGCCCAGCGCGCCGCCCTCGCCACTGTGCTGCCTGCCCTCTCGGACTGGCGCCGGGACAGCCGCGACCAGGACACCGCCGACGCCTGGCGCTACCGGGTCACCTGGACTCCGCTGCCCGCGCCGGCCGCGCCGTCGCTGGCAGGCACGTGGCTCCTCGTGACCCCGGACAGCCCGGCCGAGGACGAGCTCGCAGGCGGGGTACGTGCCGCGCTCGTCGCACAGGGCGGCGTCGTGGTCGATGTCTGCGCCGCGGACGCCGACCGTGCAGCCATCGTCGCTGAGCTGCGCCGGTCGGCCGGGCATGGGACCACCGTCCGCGGCGTCGTCTCGCTCCTCGCCCTCGACCAGACGCCGTTGCCCGGTCAGCCCGGCCTGACGCGTGGGACGGCGCAGACCATGGCGCTCGCGCAAGCCCTGGGCGACGCCGAGGTGGGCGCGCCGTTGTGGCTCGTCACTCGCGGCGCCGTGTCCACGGGCCCGGCGGACCCGCCCGCGCATCCGCTGCAGGCGCTCGTCTGGGGGCTGGGTCGCGTGGTTGGCCTGGAACACCCGGATCGTTGGGGAGGCCTCATCGACGTCGGCGGCTCGCTCGACGCGGGCACGGTCGAGCGCCTCGCCGTGGCTCTGAGTGGCCCACAGGAGGAGGACCAGCTGGCGGTACGCCCGGCCGGACTCCTCGCCCGGCGGCTGGTGCGGGCGGCTCCCGACGACTCCCTGCCGCCCACCTACCAGCCTCATGGGACGGTGCTGGTCACCGGCGGCACCGGCGCCCTGGGCACCCACCTGGCGCGTTGGCTCGCACGGCGTGGCGCCGACCATCTCGTGCTCGCCACCCGGCGTGGCCCGGCCGCCCCCGGCGCCGCCGGCCTCGAGGCCGAGCTGACCGCACTCGGCGCACGCGTCACCCTGGCCGCCTGCGACGCGGCCGACCCGGATGCGCTCACCGCGCTGCTCGGGCGGCTCGACGCGGACGGCACCCCGGTCCGAGCCGTCTTCCACGTCGCGGGCGACGTCTCGCTGGTCAAGCCGCTCGCCACGACCACCACCTCCGAGCTTGCCCAGGTCGTGTCCGGCAAGGACGCGGGCGCAATGAACCTGCACGAGCTGCTCCCCGGCCGCCTCGACGCCTTCGTGCTCTTCTCCTCCGTCACGGGCGTATGGGGGAGCGGCCACCAGTGCGCATACTCCGCCGCCAACGCCTTCCTCGACGCGCTCGCCGAGCACCGCCGCGGCCTGGGGCTGCCGGCCACCTCGGTGCAGTGGGGCCCCTGGGCCGGACAAGCACACGACACGCACCAGGGTGAGCTCGAGCGTCGTGGCCTACGGCTCATGACGGCCGGCCCGGCCCTGGCCGCGCTTGGCCGCGCGTTGAGCCGCGAGGAGACCACGATCCTCGTGGCCGACATGGACTGGTCGCTCTTCGCCCCCGCCTACTCCGCGGCGCGTGCCCGGCCCCTGCTGTACTCCCTGCCCGAGGCGCAGCACGCCCTCCGGCAGGACGGTCCGTGCCCGATCACCGACGGGGCCCGGCCGGGCGAGCTGCGCCGTGCGCTGCTGGCTGTCGAGCCAGGGCGGCGCCGCCGGGAGCTGCTCGTCGACCGCTGCCGGGTGGAGATCGGCCGGGTACTGAAGCTCGACCCGGCCCGCGTCGATGCGACCGCGCCGTTCGACAGCATGGGCTTCGACTCGCTGCTCTCGCTGGAGCTCAAGAAGTTGCTGGAGAGCGCCGTCGAGGTCGCCCTGCCGGCCACACTCGCCTGGCGCTTCCCGACCATCGACGCGCTCGTCCCGTTCCTCGCCGAGCGAATGGGGATGGCGCTGGACACCGCCACCGTGGACACCGGGCCCGCCGCGCCGGTCCTCGACGTCGAGACGCTGAGCGACACCGACATCGAGGCGCTACTCCTCGATCGGCTCCAGGCCATCGAAGCAGACCCGACATGA
- a CDS encoding ABC transporter permease: MTGYWSCLVLSLRTARLQVIGWPLLVAALVASTASTLADTYPRQADRDAYAAASEAMQASAALQGRGRDLSTLGGMVANEMGYLTLILIPLIGLHLAIAFTRSVEDTGRLDILTAGAVHRLAPSAAGVTAAAVPAALTVAFSTLALVLLGYPGTGSLLYAGGLGMFMVAFTAAGAVAAQCCRDARTAYVLAVGFWLASYLTRAVVDVRGWNVTWVNPESWPAEIQPFSAAPPWWPWFAFLALTASLFGIAALVAARRDQGAGIIAPRPGSATAAPWIRSPLSLLVRLTRGVGAGWIVAAGLFAFAFGYLTQQMSDLTSAAGGQASNVDATLTVFVQMNALLAAAAGLQISQWLAREETSGRIGHILAAPVSRTRWWTSATVLVTGWSLLLLSCAGLFTGLGLTAGFNDWSYLGRGLTATLAYSPAVILFAGIAAALSALSPRMVALAWLAIGWGTIVCLRADLLRIPGWARHLSPLDWMGSVPGDAWDRPAAALMTVLAVALAVTSTLIYRRRDLSAG; encoded by the coding sequence ATGACCGGGTACTGGAGCTGCCTGGTACTGAGCCTTCGCACCGCCCGGCTCCAGGTGATCGGCTGGCCGTTGCTGGTGGCCGCGCTGGTGGCGAGCACCGCCTCCACCCTCGCCGACACCTATCCGCGACAGGCGGACCGGGATGCCTATGCGGCGGCCTCCGAAGCCATGCAGGCCAGCGCGGCCCTGCAGGGGCGGGGGCGGGATCTGAGCACGTTGGGCGGCATGGTCGCCAACGAGATGGGCTACCTCACCCTGATCCTGATCCCCCTGATCGGGTTGCACCTGGCCATCGCGTTCACCCGCAGCGTGGAGGACACCGGGCGCCTCGACATCCTCACGGCCGGCGCCGTCCACCGACTCGCGCCGTCCGCCGCCGGTGTCACCGCCGCGGCTGTTCCCGCCGCCCTGACCGTCGCCTTCAGCACGCTCGCCCTGGTCCTGCTGGGCTACCCCGGCACGGGCTCGCTGCTGTACGCCGGAGGGCTGGGGATGTTCATGGTCGCGTTCACCGCTGCCGGGGCCGTGGCCGCCCAATGCTGCCGGGACGCCCGGACCGCGTACGTGCTCGCCGTCGGCTTCTGGCTGGCGAGCTATCTGACCCGGGCCGTCGTCGACGTGCGCGGCTGGAATGTGACCTGGGTGAATCCGGAGTCCTGGCCGGCCGAGATCCAGCCCTTCTCGGCCGCACCGCCGTGGTGGCCCTGGTTCGCGTTCCTGGCGCTGACCGCTTCCCTGTTCGGCATCGCCGCTCTCGTCGCCGCCCGACGTGACCAAGGTGCCGGCATCATCGCCCCCCGTCCGGGTTCGGCCACAGCGGCGCCGTGGATCCGTTCACCGCTCAGCCTGCTGGTACGCCTGACCCGGGGCGTCGGCGCCGGCTGGATCGTCGCAGCGGGGCTGTTCGCGTTCGCGTTCGGATACCTGACCCAGCAGATGAGTGACCTGACGTCAGCCGCCGGCGGCCAGGCCTCGAACGTCGATGCCACCCTGACCGTCTTCGTGCAGATGAACGCTCTGCTCGCGGCTGCCGCCGGGCTGCAGATCAGCCAATGGCTGGCCCGCGAGGAGACCTCCGGGCGGATCGGCCACATCCTGGCCGCGCCGGTCAGCAGAACGCGGTGGTGGACCTCGGCGACCGTGCTGGTCACCGGCTGGTCCCTGCTGCTGTTGAGCTGCGCCGGTTTGTTCACCGGGCTCGGGCTCACCGCCGGGTTCAACGACTGGAGCTACCTCGGCCGGGGACTCACAGCGACCCTGGCATACAGCCCCGCGGTGATCCTGTTCGCCGGCATCGCCGCGGCTCTGTCGGCGTTGAGCCCGCGGATGGTCGCCCTCGCATGGCTGGCCATCGGCTGGGGAACCATCGTCTGCCTGCGCGCCGACCTGCTGCGCATTCCCGGTTGGGCACGGCACCTGTCCCCGCTGGACTGGATGGGATCGGTGCCCGGCGATGCCTGGGACCGGCCGGCCGCGGCCTTGATGACGGTGCTCGCCGTCGCTCTCGCGGTCACCTCCACGCTCATCTATCGGCGAAGGGACCTCAGCGCGGGCTAG
- a CDS encoding flavodoxin family protein translates to MVAVLEFGATMNVLVVTETCFGNTARVADAIVAGLRSHGAVVTVADAASAPAVDHVDLLLVGAPTHSMGLPGPGTRRQAEAKGGNPPAIGVAEWLNALPGKQTCRGAAFDTVTGRGFFSGSAAKGIEKRLRRHGVDVVARESFLVNAMEGPPADGELARAERWGASLG, encoded by the coding sequence GTGGTCGCTGTTCTCGAATTCGGAGCCACGATGAATGTTCTGGTCGTCACTGAAACCTGCTTCGGCAACACCGCACGGGTGGCCGACGCCATCGTCGCCGGCCTGCGATCGCACGGTGCCGTGGTCACCGTCGCCGATGCTGCCTCCGCGCCGGCAGTCGACCACGTGGACCTGCTGCTTGTCGGCGCGCCCACCCACAGCATGGGACTGCCCGGCCCGGGAACCCGTCGACAGGCCGAGGCGAAAGGCGGCAACCCGCCGGCCATCGGTGTCGCGGAGTGGCTCAACGCCCTGCCCGGTAAGCAGACATGCCGCGGCGCCGCGTTCGACACGGTGACCGGCAGGGGGTTCTTCTCCGGATCCGCGGCTAAGGGCATCGAGAAGCGACTGCGCCGCCACGGGGTGGACGTGGTCGCCCGGGAGAGCTTTCTAGTCAATGCGATGGAAGGCCCGCCGGCCGACGGTGAACTGGCCCGCGCCGAGCGGTGGGGCGCCTCGCTCGGGTGA
- a CDS encoding NAD(P)-binding domain-containing protein — protein sequence MATDNNCAVIGSGIFGIQAVRELTRRGNFVDWYSSDPEPGGIWQATPWGKTRESTELVNPGWCIASELRMKPTVTVQEFRALLKSWSDENTGLQRRRFLTRVDSVVEYDSHVCVATPHGETPYAFVVVATGPYGQPHVPIDRTGDNCYHASGLHDLSRIQPHQSVLVVGGGQSGVEICEEIIEERPDIRLSWCTGRRVRLITRHSPLAMLGTCVRYSTRGEPPRGFVITKSPSTVSTHCTIMPTRVLQVDGDRVEFSGGRVQQFDHIIAATGYASPVRLDFPAPNPARTKGMRLSPRRRIAALNYPGDGCGGASMRCARKQAAAAARLFADLERGCFVG from the coding sequence ATGGCAACGGACAACAACTGCGCCGTGATCGGCAGCGGCATCTTCGGCATCCAGGCCGTCCGCGAGCTCACGCGCCGAGGGAACTTCGTGGACTGGTACTCATCGGATCCCGAACCGGGTGGAATCTGGCAGGCCACGCCGTGGGGTAAGACCCGCGAAAGCACCGAGCTGGTGAATCCGGGGTGGTGCATCGCCTCCGAACTCAGAATGAAGCCGACTGTGACGGTTCAGGAGTTTCGCGCTCTCCTGAAGTCCTGGTCCGACGAGAACACCGGCCTCCAGCGGAGACGTTTCCTCACCCGCGTCGACAGCGTCGTGGAGTACGACTCACACGTGTGCGTCGCGACCCCCCACGGCGAGACACCGTACGCATTCGTCGTCGTTGCGACGGGTCCCTACGGGCAGCCGCACGTCCCGATCGATCGGACGGGGGACAACTGCTACCACGCCTCCGGCCTGCACGACCTGTCGCGCATTCAACCCCACCAGTCGGTCCTCGTGGTCGGCGGTGGACAGAGCGGGGTAGAGATCTGCGAGGAGATCATCGAGGAACGGCCCGACATCCGGCTGTCGTGGTGCACCGGGCGCAGGGTGAGACTGATAACCCGGCACTCCCCCCTCGCCATGCTTGGGACGTGCGTGCGATATTCCACGAGAGGTGAACCGCCTCGCGGATTCGTGATCACCAAGAGCCCCTCAACGGTCTCAACCCACTGCACGATCATGCCGACCCGTGTCCTCCAGGTCGATGGAGATCGAGTTGAGTTCTCCGGCGGGAGAGTTCAGCAATTCGATCACATCATCGCTGCGACCGGGTACGCGTCACCGGTCCGCCTCGACTTCCCCGCCCCGAATCCGGCCAGGACCAAGGGCATGCGTCTTTCCCCACGCCGTCGAATCGCCGCCCTGAACTACCCCGGCGACGGGTGCGGGGGCGCGTCGATGCGTTGTGCCCGCAAACAGGCGGCTGCGGCTGCCCGGCTCTTCGCGGACTTGGAAAGGGGCTGTTTCGTTGGCTGA